In one window of Microtus pennsylvanicus isolate mMicPen1 chromosome 2, mMicPen1.hap1, whole genome shotgun sequence DNA:
- the LOC142844815 gene encoding large ribosomal subunit protein eL42-like, giving the protein MVNVPKTRRTFYKKCGKHQPHKVTQYKKGKDSLYVQGKRRYDRKQSGYGGQTKPIFHKKAKTTKKIVLGLECVELNCRSKRMLAIKRCKHFELGGDKKRKGQVIQF; this is encoded by the coding sequence ATGGTGAACGTTCCTAAGACCCGCCGTACATTCTACAAGAAATGTGGCAAACACCAACCCCACAAAGTGACCCAGTACAAGAAGGGCAAAGATTCTTTGTATGTCCAGGGAAAGCGGCGTTatgacaggaaacagagtggCTATGGTGGGCAGACTAAGCCTATTTTCCACAAAAAGgcaaaaactacaaagaagattGTGCTGGGACTGGAATGTGTGGAGCTCAACTGCAGATCTAAGAGGATGCTGGCTATCAAGAGATGCAAGCATTTTGAACTGGGTggtgataagaagagaaagggccaagTGATCCAGTTCTAA